The genomic region ccgctgcctgctgcctgcctccctcaTCCCTGTGTGCCCCCTTTCAGTCCAGAAGTCTGGTGGGACCCAGCTCAAGCTCATCATGACGTTCCCGAACTACGGGCAGGCCCTCTTCAAGCCCATGAAGTGAGTAGAGCCAGGGTCAACCTTGTACCCCACCCGCACAGTCCCGTTAGATGGTGAGGAGTGGCCAGAGGAGACCATGGAGGGACAAGTTCAGAAATGCTTCATGCACTGCCTCGCTTCAGCCCCCCCCTCCCAAAACTGAGGCGAGCGGCATAGTCCCCTTCCTCTTGCCTTCCCTGGTGGTGCTTGCCGCAGGCTGGGCACAGCTTGTGATGGGGTAGTGACCTCCAGTGGTGGGAAGTAGAAGGTGGTCCATGAGGACCATCCAGGACTCTCCAGTCCATGAGGGCTTCCCCACCCTTGGGTTGGGAGGAGGGGGTGCATGGGGGCCTGGATGGGGGGTTTGGGGCTGCACCACCCAGCAGGGAGAGACTGGAGGAGACTGGGTCTGTCTGTGTCTCCAGTGGCACCAGGGACACAAGGTGAGGGGTGGCTTGGAGCCAATCCCATGCTCGGGGTGACCCCGTCCATGGCCATCACCCCcacccttccctctcctcccaggcagaCCCGGGACCAGGAAACCTCCATCGACTTCTTCTACTTCTCGGACTTTGAGCGGCACAATGCAGAGATTGCAGCTTTCCACCTGGACAGGTGAGCGCAAGCTTTGCATCCAACTCTGCCCTTCTGTGACAGCAAAGTGGCAGAGAAACTGCTCCTTCATCCCACCTCTTCCTCCCCGTTGCAAGGGACACCTGCCTCTCACAGTGGTTTTAATAACTCGCTGTGAAAACCAGCCGGGGTCAGCAAGAAATGGTTCCAAGTTCTGTGTTTCAGGATCCTGGATTTCCGGCGAATACCCCCAGTTTCTGGCCGTTTGGTCAATATAACGAAGGAGATTCGTGACATCACCACAGACAAGAAACTGGCTAAGACTTTCTTCATCTCCCCAGGTGCTCTTTCATGTTGTACATCCTCTCCTGTGGCCACCTGCATGGAGCTCACCTGGAgctggctgctcctgccctggctACCCCTGCACTGGGGCAAACCGTCCCTTTGGAgactgctccagctcctgccgGGTCCCCTGCTCCGGGGCTCTGCTCCTCAAGGCCTTCCTTTCCATTGCTTTGCTGGTGGCATGTGGCCATGGTGCATGGAGCATCCTCACCTGGCTGCCTGCCGGACCACCCTGCATGGGAGTAGCAGGCTCGTTGCCTTCCTGCTCTTTGTCAACCTTTGCTTTGTCCCCATGGCCAGCGGGCAACGTCTGCTTCTATGGGGAGTGCTCCTACTACTGCTCCACCGAGCACGCCCTCTGCGGCAAGCCGGATCAGCTGGAGGGCTCCATGGCTGCCCTGCTGCCCGACAAGACCTTGGCCAAGCGCCGCTCCTGGCGCAGCCCCTGGCGCCGCTCCTACCACAAGAGCAAGAAGGCTGAGTGAGCTGGGGCATGGGGGAGCGGAGCTGTGGGACAGGAGGGTGCTGCCCCACGGCCACTCTCACAGCCCCGTCCCCCGACCCGGCCTCTGCCCACAGGTGGGAGCTGAACCCCAACTATTGCGCTCAAGTGCGAGAGACGCCACCCTATGACAGGGGCCATCGCCTCCTCGACCTCATCGACATGACGGTCCTTGATTTCCTTATGGGTGAGCCCCGTTGTGCCggtgctgggggctgtgggggccCCTTGGGACCAAGAGGCCAAAATGGCTCCATGTCTCACAGTTCTGTGCCCTGCGTGGTGTTTGTTGGCCAAATTGTTGCTCATGCTACAGAGAGCTGTGCTCTTACCCAAAACAAGAGCAAAGGGCTGTGCCATTAGGACACATCCCGGGCAGAAGTCGAAGGATGAGAGATGCTGGGGAGATCCCAGCTGAATACTCTGGGCATGGGAAGTGCATCCCAGCAAGATCCCACATGCAGCTCCTGGGGAGGTGAGGCTGGCAGCAATGGTCCCCGGGGCTCGTGCTGCCTCTCCCGTACCCGCggccgctccttcctccccacactGTCCCCCCGCCATCATCTGACTTGGAGAGCTTCCCGTCTTCTCATCCCTGGCCGCCCAGCCGTGCCTTTGCTGTTACTTCTGCTCCATTTGCCACTGTTGTCCCTCCATGGGGCTGCCGGGATGAGAAGGGGCCTGGAGGCCCCGGGGGCTCTGCTCAGGTCCCCCACACGGCCATGGCACTTTAGAGGTGCCCCCAGCCCTTTTCCCCAGCTTCTGGGTTTTGGTCTCGCACCAGGAGGGTGCTTTGTgtccctgctcccacctcctGGCCCACCACCCAATGGCAAATTTGTTGTCCTGCCGCAGGCAATATGGACCGGCACCACTACGAGACCTTCGAGAAATTTGGGAACGACACTTTCCTGCTCCACCTGGACAACGGCCGTGGGTAAAGCAGGGGGAAGTAATCCCAGAGGTTGGGGGAGACCGCGGGTCTTTCTGAAATGCACCCCATGTTGGGCTCCGAGCCACAGGGCGATGCCGCCCTGATGCCCGGTGCTGGGCTTCTTCCCCGCAGCTTCGGTACGCACTCGCGTGATGAACTGTCCATCCTGGCCCCGCTCCAGCAATGCTGCAGGTAAGGGCCTCCCACCGCCCATCCCGGAGCTGCTGTCAGGAAGACGATCCCCGGTTGAGACCTCTCCCTCCTCATCTTTGGCAGCATCAAGAAGTCGACCTACCTgcggctgcagctgctggccaCCCAGCCCTACCGCCTGAGTGACCTGCTGCGGGAGGCACTGGCCACCGACCCCCTAGCCCCCATCCTGGCTGAGCCCCACCTGCAGGCGCTGGACCGTCGCCTGGGGAAGGTGCTGGCAGCCGTGGGACACTGCCTGGCCAGGGTGGCCCACCCAGACGAGGTGCTGGTGGATGATGTGGGGCCACGGGTGTGATGGGGGGCTTGGGACCCTGCTGGGTTGGGCTGTTTTGGCGCACTGCCGAGAGCGATACGGGGACCGGCGTGCAGCTCTGACCCTGTGTAGCGTCAGTGTTCAGCAGCGCCGGAGTCAGCAGTGCGATGCGCCAGGGAAGGGGACTGTAAG from Gavia stellata isolate bGavSte3 chromosome 4, bGavSte3.hap2, whole genome shotgun sequence harbors:
- the LOC104264688 gene encoding extracellular serine/threonine protein kinase FAM20C-like, translating into MRRRLQMLFQRKFKVILLFLLLLALLMHLVMDLALPTALRPCGCNAKAPKASGVPSGSPVVVGPKKLSLRILQDFSGSNASLEKSSQPQGAGLHAKAGDLGVRHQHGEGNAGRTQGSKLVALFEHPLYNIPIPEVTEKDKLFVVNPMEKFSLHSSGSDEWVSSSKAETLLPTGKTAYDTYPAWLKFHVGINRYELYPRRDPLMPTLLRDLATQRIVSSVQKSGGTQLKLIMTFPNYGQALFKPMKQTRDQETSIDFFYFSDFERHNAEIAAFHLDRILDFRRIPPVSGRLVNITKEIRDITTDKKLAKTFFISPAGNVCFYGECSYYCSTEHALCGKPDQLEGSMAALLPDKTLAKRRSWRSPWRRSYHKSKKAEWELNPNYCAQVRETPPYDRGHRLLDLIDMTVLDFLMGNMDRHHYETFEKFGNDTFLLHLDNGRGFGTHSRDELSILAPLQQCCSIKKSTYLRLQLLATQPYRLSDLLREALATDPLAPILAEPHLQALDRRLGKVLAAVGHCLARVAHPDEVLVDDVGPRV